A single window of Onychomys torridus chromosome 8, mOncTor1.1, whole genome shotgun sequence DNA harbors:
- the LOC118588737 gene encoding 60S ribosomal protein L30-like, with amino-acid sequence MAPGKNMEIVSRVGLLVLKSGKCVVGYKEILKMIRQGKLVIPDNCAAVRKSGLEYYALLAETGAQYYSDNNIELDTACRNYYRVHTLAVIDLGNSDILRGMSEQTRER; translated from the coding sequence ATGGCCCCAGGAAAGAATATGGAAATAGTCTCTAgagttggtttgcttgttttgaaaagTGGAAAGTGTGTGGTGGGGTACAAGGAGATTCTGAAGATGATCAGACAGGGCAAACTGGTCATTCCTGACAACTGTGCAGCTGTGAGGAAATCTGGACTAGAATACTATGCCCTGTTGGCTGAAACTGGTGCCCAATACTACAGTGACAATAATATTGAACTGGACACAGCATGCAGAAACTATTACAGAGTGCATACACTGGCTGTCATTGATCTAGGTAATTCTGATATTCTTAGAGGTATGTCAGAACAGACTAGAGAAAGGTAA